DNA sequence from the Pelagibaculum spongiae genome:
TGGTTTAGCTGGCATGCCCAGAAGAATTCCAGATTATGCATTGCAGTTCGCTGACTTTAATCAGATCGCCAGTATCGGTGCATTTTTCTTCGGCGGTGCCCAGTTAATATTATTGGTCAATGTATTAATCAGCATGCGCAACGGCAAAAAAGCAACCGACAAGGTTTGGGAACAACCTGAAGGCTTGGAGTGGACGATTGCATCTCCTGCGCCCTATCACAGCTTTACCACACCACCAGAAATCAAGTAGACCAGATGCGGAAACATTTACAAAATGCCACGGCCAACTGATATTTCTAACCCAATAGATTCACCACCACAGGGCAGCTTGCGGAATAAAAACCGCAAGCTGATTCTGCAGCTATTAGCATTTACCTTAGGTATGTTTGGTTTTGGCTTTGCACTAGTGCCTTTGTACGATGTGTTTTGCGATATCACTGGTATTAACGGTAAAAATTACTCGCTCGCCAGTAGCGATATAAGAGAAATAAATAAAAGCCGCCAAGTTTCGGTGCAATTCATTACCAGCCTTAATGAAGGGATGATCATTGATTTTGCACCTGACACCCGGCAAATATCAGTCTGGCCAGGTCAAGAATATCGAGTCAATTTTACTGCCATTAATAACAGCGATAAAGATATTCGATTACAGGCCGTCCCCAGTATATCTCCCGGATTAAGCGCTAGCTATTTACATAAAATTGAATGCTTCTGCTTCGAACAACAAACAATAGCGGCAGGAGAAACAGTCTCTATGCCGCTATTTTTCTTTGTCGATCCACAAATTCCAACTGATTATCATACCCTAACACTTTCATACACATTGTTTAATTTGCCGCTGCTAGATGATGAAACTAAACCATCTATTCCAGAGCAAACATTAAACAAAGAGATTTAACAAGGAATATAACTGATGAGCGATACACCTCCCAGCTATTACGTTCCCCCCCATAGCTATTGGCCGCTGGTGGGCTGTATAGGCCTAACCACATTGGCTCTTGGCGTCGTACTGTCACTGCGCGGTGGTAGCTCACTCATGCTACTAGCAGGCATCGGCATTACAATCTTTATGTTGTTTGGTTGGTTCCGTGACGTGATTCGAGAGTCCATGTCAGGCCTTTATTCTGACCAGATGGATCGCTCGTTTCGCTGGGGCATGGCATGGTTTATTTTTTCTGAAGTGATGTTTTTTGCTGCATTTTTTGGTGTGCTATTTTATGTCAGAATTTTTGCACTGCCATGGCTAGATGGTGCAAGTAATAATGTAATGACAGCAGAACTACTCTGGCCAGACTTTCAAAATATGTGGCCATTACTTACCAACCCTGACAACAGTGCTTTTAATGGCCCACAGCAGGCAATGGGCGCGTGGGGTTTACCTGCATTAAACACTGGTATTCTTCTTATATCTGGGGTGACGCTTACTGTTGCTCACTGGGGATTGATTAAAAATAATCGAACGCAACTTATTTCAGGATTATTAGCTACGGTACTACTCGGCATTGCGTTTGTTTTTTTTCAAATTCTTGAATATGGGCATGCATGGAATGATTTGGGATTAACAATAAGCTCCGGTATTTATGGTTCAACTTTTTATCTGTTGACTGGCTTTCATGGCCTGCATGTCTCTATCGGCACCATTATGTTACTAATTATTTTAATTCGTTGCATGAAGGGGCATTTTAGTAAAGAACAGCACTTTGGCTTTGAAGCAGTTGCTTGGTATTGGCACTTCGTTGACGTGGTCTGGCTACTATTATTTGTATTTGTCTATTGGATTTAAATCGATCTGAATGCTTTAGATTCTATTGGTTAGAACCACTCGCGCCATTCGACATTTTGCACTCAGCAAAAGTTTTTCTCTGATGGCGTCTGTTTTATCAAATAAGGCTTTCTAACTTACAAAATAAAGCTTCATCAATACCAGCATTAAGAACAGGCAAACAGACAAGCCAATTCTCCAGCTCAGTGCTTTAACGGTCGCTCCAGAAGCACTTTTACCGGCAACCATAATAAAAAGCGCTCGAAAAAGGCTAAACAAAATAATTAGCAGCAGCGCAACAGTCAGTATTTTAAAAAGGATATTCATGTCAAAACAGATAGCTCTGATAGATCATTTACGCAAGCCACTTTTTTGCTTGCCGCTATCTGGCTGGCAGTTACGTCCATCTGTTGGAGCAACACTTGCCGTGATTATTTTTCTGCCTTTACTGGTATTTCTTGGCAGCTGGCAGTTTGAAAAAGGCATGCTTAAAAAAGAAAGCCAAAGCAATATAGATTTTGCAAAACAAGCAGTGCCCGCCTCTTTGGAGCAGGCGCTACATAGCCCACCACCTGCAAGAATTTTATCCAAAGGTCAGTTTCTAAAAAGTTTTTTTCTGTTAGACAACCGAACCCGCGATGGCAGAGTTGGCTATGAAGTTCTAGCTATTTGGCAGGCAGAAGACGGCCCACAAGCAACCAGCTTCATTGGTAAAAAATGGCTGGTCAATATGGGCTGGATCGAAAAACCGCCGTACACCGGCAATAAGAATTCAACTTCGGCTACTGCAATTCATCAAGCAATTAAGCCCAGCATTGAATTACCAAAAAACAACCAGCTACTAGAAGCTTACACCAGAGAGTGGCCTAAAAGTTTCTTTCAACTTGGCCCTGAAACACCAGACGAAACTTGGCCTAGAATCATTCAAAATCCAAAACGCGAGTTAATCGAGCAACTCAGTGGCAACCAATTTTCTCCGATGATTTTAATGCTATCGCCCGACGCAGATTTTGGATGGCGCCGTGATTGGCAAAGAGATCAGCTGCCACCAGAACGGCATTTTGGCTATGCCGTTCAATGGTTTCTATTAGCGCTGACGCTAGTGCTACTTTGGCTTGGTACCGCCTTGAAACCAGAAAATGATGACAACCAAAATACACCTAACAGCAATCAAAATGGCAGCCATTGAGGTTTAGTTTAAGATGAATAAAAAAATACAGCTTTTATCATTAGCCTTGTTATTTTTTCTACCTTTTATTGTTGCGAGCATTTTATTTTATAGCAACATTACACCGGTTAGCGATACCAGAAACCATGGGGTTTTATTATCTCCACCACTGGCAACCGCTACTTTAATTGAAAAGCATGACCGCCAATGGAAACTGGCATTACTGCAAACAGACCTGTGCCAGCAAGCCTGTCAGCAACAGTTATTTTTGCTAAGACAAATACAAACTTCCCTCGGCAAGCATCAAGACCGGTTAGATTATCTACTGCTGTCTTCTACTGATTTAGTCACTGATAAACAAGTACTAGCGCTGCACCCAAAGTTACAACAACTTAAATTAACAGCTGTTCAAATGGCACAACTGATCGTCGATATTAACCCTGTCGAAAGCTCAATCAACTTACCTTCTCAAATGACCAATCAACAAACCGCTTATATGGTATTGATTGATCCACTGGGTAACTTGTTAATCAAATGGCCAATTTCTAA
Encoded proteins:
- a CDS encoding cytochrome c oxidase assembly protein; amino-acid sequence: MPRPTDISNPIDSPPQGSLRNKNRKLILQLLAFTLGMFGFGFALVPLYDVFCDITGINGKNYSLASSDIREINKSRQVSVQFITSLNEGMIIDFAPDTRQISVWPGQEYRVNFTAINNSDKDIRLQAVPSISPGLSASYLHKIECFCFEQQTIAAGETVSMPLFFFVDPQIPTDYHTLTLSYTLFNLPLLDDETKPSIPEQTLNKEI
- a CDS encoding cytochrome c oxidase subunit 3 encodes the protein MSDTPPSYYVPPHSYWPLVGCIGLTTLALGVVLSLRGGSSLMLLAGIGITIFMLFGWFRDVIRESMSGLYSDQMDRSFRWGMAWFIFSEVMFFAAFFGVLFYVRIFALPWLDGASNNVMTAELLWPDFQNMWPLLTNPDNSAFNGPQQAMGAWGLPALNTGILLISGVTLTVAHWGLIKNNRTQLISGLLATVLLGIAFVFFQILEYGHAWNDLGLTISSGIYGSTFYLLTGFHGLHVSIGTIMLLIILIRCMKGHFSKEQHFGFEAVAWYWHFVDVVWLLLFVFVYWI
- a CDS encoding DUF2909 family protein; this encodes MNILFKILTVALLLIILFSLFRALFIMVAGKSASGATVKALSWRIGLSVCLFLMLVLMKLYFVS
- a CDS encoding SURF1 family protein, giving the protein MSKQIALIDHLRKPLFCLPLSGWQLRPSVGATLAVIIFLPLLVFLGSWQFEKGMLKKESQSNIDFAKQAVPASLEQALHSPPPARILSKGQFLKSFFLLDNRTRDGRVGYEVLAIWQAEDGPQATSFIGKKWLVNMGWIEKPPYTGNKNSTSATAIHQAIKPSIELPKNNQLLEAYTREWPKSFFQLGPETPDETWPRIIQNPKRELIEQLSGNQFSPMILMLSPDADFGWRRDWQRDQLPPERHFGYAVQWFLLALTLVLLWLGTALKPENDDNQNTPNSNQNGSH